The proteins below are encoded in one region of Fusobacterium sp.:
- a CDS encoding toxin-antitoxin system YwqK family antitoxin: QLALLNTYKNGQKDGPHRGYYENGNLQTEATYKNGKYDGTTKIYYENGQLWSESKYKNGEKIAPTKWYDENGNPKSSL, encoded by the coding sequence GTCAATTAGCATTATTAAATACATATAAAAATGGACAAAAAGATGGTCCTCATAGAGGTTATTATGAAAATGGGAATTTACAAACAGAAGCAACATATAAAAATGGAAAATATGATGGGACTACAAAAATTTATTATGAAAATGGTCAATTATGGAGTGAATCAAAATACAAGAATGGTGAAAAAATAGCTCCAACAAAATGGTATGATGAGAATGGAAATCCTAAATCTTCT